The following proteins are co-located in the Desulfomonile tiedjei genome:
- a CDS encoding ABC transporter ATP-binding protein, with protein MAYFETKNVVKFFGGLAAVNGVSFKVEKGQIYGLIGPNGSGKTTIFNLINAYFPLTKGEILFEGEKISGLKTYQICQKGVGRTFQVVKPLKRMTVLDNVVASAFLRTRTKAEAVRLAEETIEFCELTPLKDKLAKSLPIASRKRLEITRALATKPKLLLLDETAAGLNPSEVEQAIELIKKIRDSGVTIVIVEHIMRVIMTISDRILAINHGMVIAEGTPAEVAADSEVIAAYLGEDYRA; from the coding sequence ATGGCCTACTTTGAAACCAAGAACGTGGTCAAATTTTTCGGAGGACTTGCCGCTGTCAACGGCGTGAGTTTCAAGGTGGAGAAGGGGCAGATCTATGGCTTGATCGGCCCGAACGGCTCCGGAAAAACCACCATTTTTAACCTCATTAATGCATATTTTCCGTTGACCAAAGGCGAGATACTTTTTGAAGGTGAAAAGATTTCGGGCCTGAAAACCTACCAGATTTGCCAGAAAGGCGTAGGCCGAACTTTTCAGGTGGTAAAGCCTCTCAAGAGGATGACCGTGCTCGACAATGTGGTGGCTTCAGCTTTTCTAAGGACGCGAACAAAAGCCGAGGCCGTCCGGCTTGCTGAAGAGACTATCGAATTTTGCGAACTGACTCCCCTTAAAGACAAGCTGGCCAAGAGCCTGCCAATTGCCTCCCGAAAGAGGCTGGAAATCACCCGAGCGCTCGCGACCAAGCCTAAGCTGCTGCTGCTCGACGAGACGGCCGCAGGGCTGAATCCGTCTGAAGTGGAACAAGCCATCGAGCTTATCAAGAAAATCCGGGACTCCGGCGTGACCATCGTTATCGTTGAACACATCATGAGGGTCATTATGACGATCTCCGACAGAATTCTGGCCATTAATCACGGAATGGTCATCGCTGAAGGCACTCCGGCCGAAGTCGCCGCTGATAGTGAAGTCATTGCGGCCTATCTGGGAGAAGACTACCGTGCTTAA
- a CDS encoding branched-chain amino acid ABC transporter permease has product MKDHYGPLIVLAILIAFPWVVSDPYYQHLMILVLIWVAIGSGWNLIAGYTGQVSFGDAAFFGTGAYTAALLAHKLDISAWWGLPLGGLAAVVVAFPFGWICFRLRGAYFALATLALNEVMRHIATIWESLTEGMVGILVMQTFVSKVPYYYIALAIAVLSLVTIQVVVHSRWGYYFVSIREDQDAAESMGINTHYYKMVSLSLAAYLTGLAGSLYTNYMGFIDPKVVFSLHDISIMAILVGIVGGVSTVYGPAVGAFIMVAVSEIFRTGGFGLLDSLTKATGSPVLAVITKYVREAHVLSFGLLVVFVILFLPNGVVGDWPKMKKALTFWKRSAD; this is encoded by the coding sequence ATGAAAGACCATTACGGCCCTCTAATCGTCTTGGCGATCCTGATTGCGTTCCCATGGGTGGTAAGCGATCCATACTACCAGCATCTCATGATACTGGTTCTCATATGGGTTGCCATTGGATCAGGTTGGAACCTTATTGCAGGGTACACGGGCCAAGTGTCCTTCGGAGACGCTGCGTTTTTTGGTACTGGAGCGTACACGGCAGCCCTCTTGGCACACAAGCTGGACATATCGGCATGGTGGGGGCTTCCTCTGGGCGGCCTCGCAGCGGTAGTTGTGGCGTTTCCTTTCGGTTGGATATGCTTTCGGTTGAGGGGAGCCTATTTCGCCCTGGCAACCCTGGCCTTGAACGAAGTCATGCGGCACATCGCGACTATTTGGGAGTCGCTGACAGAAGGAATGGTAGGCATCTTGGTGATGCAGACCTTCGTGTCCAAGGTCCCTTACTATTACATTGCGCTGGCCATAGCCGTCTTGTCTCTCGTGACTATACAAGTGGTGGTGCACTCCCGCTGGGGGTACTATTTTGTGTCCATACGCGAAGATCAGGACGCGGCCGAGAGCATGGGCATAAACACTCACTATTACAAGATGGTTTCTTTGAGTCTGGCCGCTTACCTGACGGGTTTAGCCGGGTCGCTTTACACGAACTATATGGGATTCATCGACCCGAAGGTGGTTTTCTCCCTCCATGACATCTCGATCATGGCCATCCTGGTCGGAATCGTGGGAGGCGTGAGCACGGTGTACGGACCCGCGGTCGGGGCTTTCATTATGGTTGCTGTATCGGAGATATTCAGGACTGGCGGCTTCGGCCTGCTGGACAGCCTAACAAAGGCGACGGGGTCACCGGTACTGGCAGTCATCACCAAATATGTCAGAGAAGCTCACGTGTTGAGCTTCGGTTTGCTGGTGGTATTTGTCATACTGTTCCTACCGAACGGTGTGGTTGGAGACTGGCCTAAGATGAAGAAGGCCCTCACTTTTTGGAAACGATCAGCAGATTGA
- a CDS encoding branched-chain amino acid ABC transporter permease yields the protein MDVFLQTLVAGILKGGLYALIGIGMTLIMGVMGIINLAHGQLMMVAMYVTYVFFHYMGFDPYFTLLISMPSLFMLGIFIQKFLLNPLIRVESILPENQVLMTVGIGMVLTEIIRFIFTSNYLSVQTWYSTAAVFVGGVSFSVALCIAFLFACVLTVSLFWFLLKTDLGRSIRAVAQDPEAAQLMGIDADRIKVITMGLGSALVAAAGNLLLPVYYLFPDIGGPFTRKAFVITILGGLGSTVGAIFGGVTLGLAEAFGATYIGMDYEDMIGLIMFILVLLFIPGGFKRWTKV from the coding sequence ATGGACGTCTTTCTGCAAACGCTGGTAGCAGGAATTTTAAAAGGTGGGCTCTATGCCCTCATAGGGATAGGCATGACCCTGATCATGGGGGTCATGGGGATCATAAACTTAGCGCATGGTCAGTTGATGATGGTGGCCATGTATGTGACGTATGTCTTTTTTCATTACATGGGCTTTGATCCCTACTTCACCCTGCTGATCAGCATGCCCTCCCTTTTTATGCTTGGAATATTCATACAGAAATTCCTGCTAAATCCCCTGATAAGGGTCGAATCCATCCTGCCGGAAAACCAGGTGCTGATGACGGTGGGTATAGGGATGGTTCTCACTGAGATCATCCGATTTATTTTCACGTCGAATTATCTGTCGGTACAGACATGGTATTCGACAGCCGCAGTTTTTGTGGGCGGCGTCTCGTTTTCCGTGGCCCTATGTATTGCTTTCTTGTTCGCGTGCGTCCTGACGGTCTCACTATTTTGGTTTCTTCTGAAGACCGACCTCGGCCGTTCCATCAGGGCGGTAGCCCAAGACCCTGAAGCCGCCCAATTAATGGGGATCGATGCCGACCGTATCAAAGTCATAACCATGGGACTCGGTTCAGCCCTGGTGGCCGCCGCGGGAAACTTGTTATTGCCGGTTTATTATTTGTTCCCTGATATCGGCGGGCCGTTCACCCGAAAGGCATTCGTGATCACCATTCTGGGAGGCCTAGGCTCAACGGTGGGTGCAATTTTCGGTGGTGTCACCCTGGGGCTTGCCGAGGCATTTGGAGCTACCTACATCGGGATGGATTACGAGGACATGATCGGCCTGATCATGTTTATTCTTGTGCTCTTGTTCATTCCCGGCGGATTCAAGCGCTGGACCAAGGTTTAA
- a CDS encoding ABC transporter substrate-binding protein — protein sequence MKKMNICLFVALALALVASGPVFSADPPIKVGVVLPLTGEQAKFGEIEKNSFLMCLEEVNKAGGIKGRPIELIIEDDTGKPDVGRSAVEKLISRDNVVMVTGGYSSSVTYAVCAVAQQRKVPFLVTTGSADDITEKGWDYVFRINPPVSEYPKALETFLKEVAKPQTVVILHENTLFGQSGSKEFVKLCEAMGVKVLMKEGYEHGAIDFKPLLVKAKAAKPDFVYMISYIMDAALLMRQSKELDFNPKMFVGGAAGFTLPEFVKNAAEAAQYVFSADLWTPNVPYKGAREYFDNYVKKFGQPTEYHGAEAYASLQVVADVLKRAKDTTPAAIREALLTTDMMTVFGPVKFVSYGKKKQQNSLPTYLVQWQKGVLETVWPKDLATKPYVFPVPEWTKR from the coding sequence ATGAAAAAAATGAACATTTGTCTCTTCGTGGCGTTGGCCTTAGCCTTGGTGGCCTCGGGCCCGGTGTTTTCGGCAGACCCCCCGATCAAGGTCGGAGTCGTTCTTCCTCTAACCGGCGAGCAGGCCAAGTTTGGAGAGATAGAGAAAAACTCGTTCCTGATGTGCCTGGAGGAGGTCAATAAAGCAGGCGGAATAAAGGGCAGACCTATTGAACTTATTATTGAGGACGATACCGGCAAGCCGGATGTCGGCCGGTCTGCGGTGGAGAAATTGATCTCCCGGGATAACGTCGTGATGGTGACGGGCGGATACTCTTCTTCAGTGACCTATGCCGTCTGTGCCGTGGCACAGCAGCGCAAAGTGCCCTTCCTGGTCACTACAGGCTCCGCCGATGACATAACCGAGAAGGGGTGGGACTATGTGTTCCGCATCAACCCCCCGGTCAGCGAGTACCCCAAGGCATTGGAGACCTTTCTGAAAGAGGTGGCCAAACCGCAAACCGTGGTCATTCTCCATGAGAATACATTATTCGGGCAATCCGGCTCGAAAGAGTTCGTAAAGTTGTGTGAAGCCATGGGGGTAAAGGTTCTCATGAAAGAGGGCTACGAACATGGCGCTATAGACTTCAAACCCCTATTGGTCAAGGCAAAAGCAGCCAAGCCGGATTTTGTTTACATGATATCGTACATCATGGACGCGGCGCTCTTGATGCGCCAGTCGAAGGAACTGGATTTTAACCCCAAGATGTTCGTTGGCGGGGCCGCGGGCTTCACTCTCCCGGAATTCGTCAAGAACGCGGCCGAAGCCGCTCAATACGTTTTCTCGGCTGACCTGTGGACCCCTAATGTCCCGTATAAAGGGGCCAGAGAATACTTTGACAATTACGTCAAAAAATTCGGTCAACCCACCGAATATCACGGCGCGGAGGCTTACGCGTCCCTGCAAGTGGTGGCTGATGTTCTGAAGCGGGCAAAAGACACGACCCCAGCAGCAATTCGAGAGGCGCTCTTGACCACGGACATGATGACCGTCTTCGGCCCGGTCAAATTTGTATCCTACGGCAAAAAGAAGCAGCAGAATTCTCTTCCGACTTACTTGGTGCAATGGCAGAAGGGAGTGCTCGAGACCGTGTGGCCCAAGGATTTGGCGACCAAGCCCTATGTGTTCCCGGTGCCTGAGTGGACGAAAAGATAG